tttttgtacctacatgTTATGTTTGTGAAAGAATTCGTGAATCACATTGAAGATTTGATTCAGTCGGATTAGAAAAATCAAACGATTACTAAAACTAGATTATTTGAAAACCCTATCAGTGTTATGATAGATGATCATTGATCTCGTTAAACCTGTGTGATTCATCGTTCATGAACATTTGGCCATTTTAAGAATTAATAACTGgacctacctacttatcgaAAGCGATAAAATCATCGATGAATcattttgtatattttgtaaATAACGCTTCAGTGAAGACCATCGTGTATAATTTATCGCTTGTtcttgtgaatttattttttcaaaattaaatattttcaatacctaaGTACGactgttttttagaaaactcgCTCCAATTGTTATAttcttacaaaatattttttttcattgttcttaggtgctttgttttttttagtgtaTTTACAAATTACAGTCATGTATAAAATTTGTAagttatttgtaattttatctaGTCTAAATAGGCggtaaattgttgaaaattaaattatttgaataaatgaaataaccTATCTGAATTTCTGTTTATTGCAATTACAATACCTATGTAAACGAACTCGCTtcatctaaaaatatttcattcatttaatAATTAATACTGAGTAGGTACTACGATAGGTCGCCTCTaattttttcggggggggggggggaattttgGATATTTGGCTCGAACCATCATCTTTCTTCCGGGAtttccagttttaaaattacatttaaaattttaaaaaaggtttcTCAAAGTGTTTTTTTGGTGATGCTAGATCATAATATTCATCTACTCTTACAAGACGTGATTGTGAGAACAccgtttttgaagttttttcactttttagcgTCGACGctttttagtgattttgatAGCATTTACTGCTGTTTAAACACCAGTAGTCGggacaaaaatgaataatattcgttgtaaattttatttaaaaaaacttgcataaagaatttacattttttcattttagttttaaatttcGGTTAAGTGCACGTTAAAGGGCTTTCCAATAAAAGTAGTTTCAGTAAGTTACGGGTTGAAGTCGACGTATTGAGAactattgaaataaattattgaattttcaattcgaatttcCATGGCTTCCAATAAGCGTCCAATGCAATACAACAGACAACTGTGATATgatatgtagtaggtaggtatgtccaAAATCCACTTTCCATGAATTCCATGATTTGATTGATACTTGTTTCGGTAATCTTTGGCCGGAAATTTGaaggtcattttttcaacaatacaaATTGTTGCCTACAAtacaataattaattttaattacaaagGTGTTGTgtccaaaaaaactttttcattcgcaattaattttgcgattttctcaaaactaaaaaaaaaattgacgttatGATGACGCTTGACAGTTGTATTGTATTGTGCTATCGATTTGCTATTTTGCTCGCCTCACCTCAACAACAGTGAACCTTGAAAacctgaaaaggaaaaaaatctgaGACTACCAACCACAACCAGACTGAACCAGTTAATACATAATAACATAaaacataattaattaataattacttattttaaaaaatgaaaaattaatccaagattggaattggaaaagaaaaatttttaattttatttaatttcttcaaaaaaaaagaaaaatgttatcCTCAACAGCTAATTTATAATACAACCACTAGAGCGCAGCTGCTTCGACTTTTGTGATTTTAGACAGTTTTGTCAGCAttaataacaaaaattgaattgttaaCATCTGCGTTAAGATTGGCTAAACTTCTATTTTCTCATGTTATCCCATGaacctaattttttcacatttttaaaaaagaatttatcTTTCATataatttaattattcaaataaacTCAATTATTTCGCCTctccatgaaaaaaatgactaccAATCAAAAACTAGGTCAATTCGATGCAACAtctcagcaatttttttcactttcacagCGTATGGTAACATTGAATTTTAGCTAATTTCCGtcattgttaatttttttctcttggtTTGGTGGAAGAATAAGAAATTACTCATTTCGTTGTTCTACGCTTTTGAACGCGGCGTGAAAATAAATCAGTGAAAAGCAAATTACGCGGTCGActtcctcatttttttaaaaactgtgaagtaaattttcattacatatTACATTCTTTTGAGGCGCATGTCCATCCAGAATCTTAACACATTCGGTAAGTAATCGTCGCTTTCTTCATCTCCAACTTTTCTTTTAATCAAACGTCACTGGTTTCATGTCACTAGGTTTCCAACTCTCTAAAATTTGCCAACATGTGATATGTGAATTGTGAACCATTGCGCTGTTGTAATATCttgattaaaatgatgaaaaatcatcgtATGAGATTTGTATCGATTATTATCACGCTGTGGTTTACTTTCATGAATTGCATTCTCATTTACGGGGtagaaattgtttttgtttattttgatgcTCAATTTTGGAATTCCCAGCTTCGTTTGTTATTGTCACGATTCAAATATGTCTTGTGATGTGGTTTCCAAATTGGTATCTTGGGACAAATCAtaccaaaatgaaatcaatttgtGTGTTTCTGGCATCAACCTCACGTGTAGGCTATAGATTGAGTCCATTGTCGAATTTTCTGCTATTGGTGTGGTTCGTTGTAGTAATGACAATGACATGAGCGTTTTGAGTGGTAATAATCAGCTCTCAAGTCTTTGTTCGATTACTAAAACTGTAAGCCTATCTATGAACTTGGCTGTACTTCATATCGAGTTTTTATAGCTGAATTGTGACTCTTCTGTAATTTATATTTAATAGCTGACGGTGAGAATACTTGAGAAAGCTTTGAATTATCGTTATTTGTTTACGAAGTACGAAGTATGAATATGATAAGATTGGATATtgtgtttgaaataatttgtaaTGTGTGTTTACAGACCCGTTTGCTGATGCAACTAAGGGTGCAGATGATAATGTCCAAGACGGCTTTGTGCATATAAGAATTCAACAACGGAGTGGTCGTAAAACACTGACTACAGTGCAAGGATTATCATCGGAATATGATCTAAAGAAAATCGTTCGAGCTTGTAAAAAAGTAAGAAAGTTTTCCTGCAATTACCTCATTAAAACCCACCAATTACGTGCttacaaaaataattctttttattttgttaggAATTCGCGTGTAATGGTACTGTAATCGATCATCCAGAATACGGCGAAGTTCTTCAGTTACAAGGAGATCAACGTGAAAATATATGCCAGTGGTTGACGAAAACTGGTCTAGCTAAACCAGACCAACTCAAAGTTCACGGATTCTAAGGTAACAAACGAAATTTTACGCCTAATATTAGTTCCATTTTTCTACATAATAGTGCAGTACGGTCGTTCAGGGTTATAAATTATGCAAATTTCACGGTTTTAGTCGAAAGAGTTAACAGCAGAGCAAAGGACGAGATGTTTGTTTATCCATTGAAATCATTTTAAccataaattttgtattttatgttgaattgctataaataaaaaatgttttttaatttttcaatttctcatcatTCTTCCTTAAATCCGATTTTAGTTGTGAAGTGTTTATCGATAAATAGGTAGTGTTGAAATTCAGTTGTATACATGTACATTTTCACTTCCGCTAATGTTATTAGTAATATGATGTATGTCGTTTTGCTAACATATTGTACGAAATTGTTTGCGTTTTTgataataaacaaattttaaatatgaaCAATTCCATCATTATTTTGTATACTTTCAGAgggtgtgtatttttttcataagtagtATACGTTGACGGAGAAATGGAGAATCGTGTGCGCAAATGCTATTAATATTCAACCGACTTGTACTAATGAAGTACATAGAGTGATGATGctgattttcaattctgaattcGGTAGGCCTAAAGATTATTTACGAATAATTGAGCCGAAATTACGAATCCGATTCATTGAAAAGGAGACGAGTGAAAGTGTTCATTCGTTTTTGTTATTTAGTTGTATGATTAGAAATCAAGAAAATCTTAGGTCTTTATTATTATCGTATTTCGTAGAAAAAGAAAGTCTTACAACTACACATTGTTCAAAGAAAAAATGCTCACATGTGTTTCTACGAATAGACGTTGAGTAcaggaaaatttattgaaaaggaATGCTTCTTGCAAGTGAGCTAATATCATTTAGGGGTGGTAATCCAGGAAAAATCAACTCCTTTTCCGTTTCCATAAAAAGAGGAACGGAGTGTGCGCTGAAATTCAGCGAAAATTGGGATACACCATCCGTCAATGATAACTCAACAGGTCGGTTTCATTATACGTAGTTGGTGAAAAATTGCGCGTTCGTCCAAATGCCTCCGTCTAAAAGGCATAATCGTGGTTGTAATAAGTGTTGCTTTGTTAAACAGTCAGAAGAATTTGTAAATTGCTGTTTACACGCAAACAATACTTTCATATGTACCACTTATAATCCAAAATATTATATAATACGAAAGGTACTAGGTTTCAATATCATTTGCTTACCATATGGAAACTGTAAAACTTAATTGCTATTTTTAGCCTACATGAAATAAGTTTATCGTGATgttctgttttctgtttttcaaatttttgcagcATGAAATAAAGATTTTAGCTTAGGTTTGCTTCTTATTGTCTTAGGGTTTTCTAAATTTTGTACCCAacatatggaatttcaaatgggtgtcatcgtaaaaaaattgaacgttgtaggtatacctaattaaatattatttgttttcgaaaaaaaattcatcatttcagAGCAGCTCTAGTGGTATAATTTGTGCATTTGATAGCAGTAATTGTTTTGGATGTAGtacgtgaatttttcgattcgcGCATTCATTCAAGATTTATATCGGTATGAAATGAATTTCGTAATGtagggagtaaaaaaaaatgtaattggaTATTTGACTCTCGATTATTCATCGAAGAAATTATTTCCACTTGAAATCTGAAACATCAATAGCCTAATCAATATTATATTCTTcgctttcaaaaaatatccgtATTTAATCgttgttaaaaataaaattgcttcACTGATGAAACTGCAATTCTATATCCATTCACGATTAAGAATTAAAATCAACAATgcgattcaaaaaattcgacAGTATATTTAATTAGGCACATTTTTTAGGTTGTTCCTGGCAAACAACAATGTCCTTTGAACCCAAATGTCAAAGCATTTGTATCAAAAAAAGCTTCAAGAATTGAAACAAAACAAGAAAAGGACAATACGACTAATTCAGTAGGACATGCTATCAACTGCGAAAGTaagaactcaaaaaattttacattatattCTAATATTTTTGAGATAAATTAGTCCAAAATATTAATAATCGAATGACCGCGATGATACAGAGAATTCGCCCATGATTCATGAAAATGTGAGCGAAGTATAGCTAGAGCATCGTatttggaaattggaattttgtgaaTACTTTTTCAGAGTTATTCGCTACATGTTCgctacattgaaaattgaaattatgtttAGCAAACTATTCGGTGCAAGGGTCAAGGTAAAGGAACACTATGTTATTGAAACGTCATTAGATATGTTTGAGAAatcaaattattgaattttgctttttgcataaaataatGTTTAATGTAGGTAGCAAAAAGAAGGGTAGATGATCTACTGAGTGCCGAGTGGACTGTGGACAATATCTTTTGCATTGCAACTTCCATATAAACCATTCAAAAGATattgtgctaaaaattgttaattattttatttcatatcatattttctaaaatgaaaataattttttatttttagaaaattttaaagaaatcgCCTCAACATTCTACCTATCAGCTTTTCCTatttcaccaatcaaaattcaaaactatagATATGAATTTATAAACTGGATCGGAAACTTACATTCAAAAATGTACGGGAAACAGTGAagcaaaaaatcaaccaatcacaaATCGCGAAGCCCACATGTTGTTATGTTCTGATTGGTTAGTTGTTGAGAGGCGAAGACTCTGATTGGTCAACTTTTATTGTAGCTTCACGAGTTTCCGATCCTGTTCATATTCATATCGATGTCAAAAACGGCAACTCGACGAGTTGTTCTGTTGTACGATCACCTCAGATcgcaattcgttcgtgaacgttcTCCAGGAGTTTTTCTGTGTTTGCGCACTATCTTTTAAACGTCATCTTATCGTCGCTGGATGATTGTATTATAATAAATACCTCTTTGTCGTCGTCGCACAGTCGTccattttgcactttttttctttgagttatactgaaaaataatcaagtttcggtaattaatattttactatttctgaaatattttgtgATTTAATTGTACATTTGTTCTCATTTCATTATTAACTGTTTCTAGTTATTAAAACGTTCAATATCATTTTTGCCCTCCTAGTACATATTAATGAACCGTAGTATGCACGTTTTTCCGGGTTGATTTCGTAagattttagtttaaaattttgtcagcaAACCAATAtgctatttttgtaaaaaagtgttATTTGTGATGAAGTGAAATTGGAACTGTAGTATCATCAATGTTTATAAAGAAAGATCAAGAATCAGGTAAGTTTTATTCGTAACGTACTGTTAAATGTGTCAACTGAATCTCAGATTCTacatgattgaaatttttcgttttactcCCTATTCCCacgttaattttcaattttaatcatatATCAATTCGAATTCTCTTTACAATTACGTTCGATGAGTTCCATTATTTCATACTTTAATTTGTCTGTTCGTTATACGCCTGATTTGTTTTCACTTGCATACTTCTTACTCGATTCATTCGTATCGTTTTCAgttatcatgtttttttttttttggttttcatctATAATTATCACACAttcgtttttttctcaactttcatACGTTTGACCGTTGTCATTAtaaaaggttgaaatttgtaattttcttgaAGACATGTTTTAGAAAGTTATCTTAATGCcctgatggaatttttttcgttcggtTCTCTCGTGTCGCTTCTCaacatcaaatttgaaatggaTCGTCGAGCTCGATTTGTGATCTCGCAGTGCATACTCGACTCCTGTGAAAGGTAATGGTCGTACTCGTgcattttgcaataaattttgcCAACGTCTTGGAGGAATTGATTCGCGAGTGTTTCATATACAAGTGATGATTTTTAACCACCGTGAATGATGGTATGTGATTATCTATATACATGCACCTCCATCTGATGTATATGAAATGCTTATTCAAATCTCGATATCGCTCTGGTCAGAATAATTTTCCAATCTTGTTAATTTACGATTACAGTAATATTTTTCTCTGTGCGATTGGTCTCTACATCTGGACCACAGTGAGTTTTTTTCAGCTCCAATTATCCGAGTTAATTCGTGGTAAATTCAGTTTATATTTGCCGACTTACCGTAACATATTCGGAGATAGTACGTTGAATATTAGCCAAATAAATATTAATTGACCAGctgttttagaattttcaaaagcaatgTTGCCACATAGTCAAGTGCATTTTTCTTGAATTGAATGTTGGAACTGTTGTGAATAAAAACGAAGGAGGTATGTATTTGATTGTTGATAAGAAGGTATTCGATGAACTTTATCACTGGCGTGTGCATCGCCGTAAGAAGGATTCACGAGATACATTTTCAGTTCATTTATGTGCAGTTTGAATGACCGAAAAATTCCTTAAAATTGGGTCACGTGCGTTGGAAGTGTAAGAAATTTTTATGCCGGTCACGTCGATTGGTAAATACACAGATGATGCATCATAGTTGAATAATTCGTTCAGTGTTTTCCGGTTACACAAGGTGATTTACGGTGAGAATTTGTACGGACACTCTGATTAAATTTGTCGAGCAAAATTGCAATATTGAAATACTCGTTCAGTCGTTGGAACGACTTGTTGGTAAATTTTCTTCTATCATTTTATATCGTGATCCTGTTTCTCGTTCAGGATGTCAAATTGGTCCTAGTGTACGTAAGTGAGAAATTACGAAAATCGATGATGGAATGAAGACATTTTTGAATCCATCGATGTATTCGTTGTATAGGAATTGAATTATGGTTGTCATTTTTATATCTTAGAAATTTAGAACCACGTTTTCCATCAAGAAGTGGTTTAGTCATTTTAAGATTCTATTTCATTACTTGGTTTCAAATTGTTCGCAGGAAATGACATTCAAATTCTCACACCGAAACACTTCGATACGTAGTCTGAAAAACAAATCTCTGAGGGTGATCATTGACGTGCAATgtatttcaaattctaaaacagCTGGTTGTCAGAATGATCAATTTGTTGTCgatgaattgataattttaaatttatttttactccGAAGAACGTTGGCAGATTTTGATACTGGTTAAAGCTATGACATTTTTCATTGCTTAACTCGCGTATCTACTTCTACATAATAATATGATGTTATTTCCGTTTCGAATGATGTTGGCGATTTTGAATACAACCGTGTTGCCATTTCGGTGCATGCGAGAATGAATACGGTATACAGTGTCATTATGCAAATAGGTATGATCATAAtcgaaattctttttttttcttttacctgACAAGAGTTTGAGTATTTCGGTGGTTACGTTTACCTCTTGTGTGATTTGTACAATAGAGCATGAAAGAGGAGTACGCCATCTATGCTTATTTTACTTTATTGTTACTAATCATTCTGTTTCCTTTGCAATATCGTAGTTGTGGTAGAACAGATGGAGTATTTTTAGACGAAACAAATTGATCAACTTGAGTACATTGAATCACATAAATGATGATATTCAACCACCTTTTGCACTGATACGTGATGCTATTTTTTACCATGCACCTCCATCTGATGATGTGATTTAATGCTGCCAAGTAGATTAAACTTGTATTTGTCTAGTGAGATTTTCATTCCTAGTACTGATAGATGTGGTTTGATGATGTGGAATAATgcagtatttttaaaaagagaaaaaaccaaTCCAACCAAATCTCGTGTGATTTGTAAGATTTTCTCAGCTGTTGAAGTATTCGATGTTGAAAGTTTCATCTCATATTGTCTTAATAGTGACAAAAATAACGATGTTATTACTATTTGCAccttatttctattttttttgaacaatttatcGTTTGTGTTTTTCATCCATATGTTCGTATTGCATGAGAATACGCTTGCATATGTTAATAAATGACTGGGGAAATAATTGTAATAATTATGGGGCCAGCTTTAAATGAGTTTATTTTCAGTTTGGTTTGAATTCATGCTTCTTTATACTTATATGAATGGTAATAATTCTGATGCTTACGTATTTTAGGTTTCCTGCCATAATGATTCAAGTACAATTGTGAAATTATAGGTTTATTTAAAGGAAGGTCCCTACTTGCTACTTTGTCGATGTGATTATGTGCAGTTGCGATTAATTGTATTCTATTTTGTAAAcctcaaaaaattcacgttttgaaCGTGTGTATGAATGATGAACACGATTTGTTCGAATACTGATTGAGTTGACCGTAAAGATAGCCGAGAAAATTTGCAATCGTCTCGATGTCATTAGATGTTTGATGGgaggtacataattatatttttcgagttttttcaaaacaaaaacggaaaaatcaagtctatttctttcaaaactttcaaggTTTGGATCATTCTCTCTCAAGTTTTAGGTGGTGTGAATAACGCAATTTCTTTAAATCTAACAAAGTTGTCACTTTCTGTGCGGGCTGTCTCATACGAAAATTGTTTCGTAGCCTTAGatgattcaaaaaacaaatgccatattcgtgttcagcacctccgaaaacataccatttcatGTATCACGTtacccaaacaattttttttggaatttgacccTATTCGGAGGTTCTGAGAAGCTCAATCGAAAAATTGtagtcatattcgtattcagcacctCCGAAAACATATCAGTTGATATGTCACACGGTGATacgtttcttttaaaatttcggTCCAAATTTGAGGGGGGCATCGCTTTCTTTCACTAAGAGTGCCCATTTGAAAATAGTATGCCTTGAAACGGCATAAAAAGTTCGATTATAGCTCGCTATTAAAGCACTGCGTTAAAATGTGAACTGTCTAATTGAATTATCAacttccaacttttgaaaacttttatgaATGTTTTTGAATCACATCGGGTGCTCTCTCAaattgtgaaatcagttttgagcCAAGTTTCATTCCTGCGAAATGAAGAGCCTCCAAAGTGCAGTACTTCGAAAAATTGCAGGAGTCGAACAAAAAGAGCCCCTTATCCGCCTCTCAAGAGGGCTAGGAGCGAACTAATGATGTagattatgtgaaaaaaatttgaacaaaatcgaaagacatacATATAACATAACATGAGGTCAAGACTTtcgtcgaattgacatggaatgaccctaaaatTACTATTTCCAGCGGCTACGCGATTTCCAAAACCACATTTGAATGTTCTGACTTAATCAGAATATCAATTCAATacacattttttattcaagtttttcccttttgaaaatttttttaatcgtcttTCCtctgtattttttcagaactcTCAAAGGAGAAATTTTATGTCCTAATAAAACGAGTTATCTCTTGGGAaaaagaagttgattttgaaaacattttgttttaGATGAgattaaaaattacgaatatccCATAAGGATGAAGTACATTCTTTTgtccaattttaaattttaaaaagtttgataaaattttctattgagTGAAAATCGAGCTTTAATTCTGAACTCGAAcacgaatttttataaaatttctcatcGTCTCTTTTGAAATGTCGGTTAATGTGTAAAAATCAATAAACCCCCTTCcttcatttccataaaaatgtggaaaatttcagcatgaaatttctgaaattttctggggaaaaaaaattgttttgaagaaTCAAGTATAGAACCCATACGTCAAAAATTCGACCCTCcaga
The sequence above is a segment of the Planococcus citri chromosome 3, ihPlaCitr1.1, whole genome shotgun sequence genome. Coding sequences within it:
- the eIF1 gene encoding eukaryotic translation initiation factor eIF1, whose protein sequence is MSIQNLNTFDPFADATKGADDNVQDGFVHIRIQQRSGRKTLTTVQGLSSEYDLKKIVRACKKEFACNGTVIDHPEYGEVLQLQGDQRENICQWLTKTGLAKPDQLKVHGF